A window from Streptomyces sp. NBC_00271 encodes these proteins:
- a CDS encoding NmrA/HSCARG family protein, which translates to MNVDQSVLVLGATGGQGGAVVSALLSRGAAVRGLVRNPRSTAARALAARGVEVVGGDLMDRESLASAMRGVAGVFAMTTPFESGPAAEIAQGRTILAAARHARVPHLVFSSVAGADQDTGVPHFETKAVIERELAAGEVPYTILGPTYFFDNALGGEDRIRQGVLDLPLPPDRPLQQLARPDLGEFAAAVFAAPDAFAGQRIELAGDAPTPDDMAAALSTAVGATVRHHEVQLDEIGNDDMRAMWTFLRGPGYRVDLPALHAAPPRLRWTSFADWAENTFSTTP; encoded by the coding sequence ATGAATGTCGACCAGTCGGTACTGGTTCTCGGAGCGACCGGAGGACAGGGCGGCGCCGTCGTCAGCGCGTTGCTGTCCCGCGGCGCCGCCGTCCGTGGCCTGGTCCGCAACCCTCGATCCACTGCGGCCCGCGCCCTGGCCGCCCGCGGCGTCGAGGTGGTGGGCGGGGATCTCATGGACCGCGAGTCCCTGGCCTCAGCCATGCGGGGCGTAGCCGGTGTGTTCGCGATGACCACGCCCTTCGAGTCAGGACCGGCCGCCGAGATCGCACAGGGCCGGACCATTCTCGCCGCCGCCCGTCATGCTCGTGTGCCACACCTGGTCTTCAGTTCCGTGGCAGGTGCCGACCAGGACACGGGCGTACCGCACTTCGAGACCAAGGCCGTCATCGAGCGGGAACTGGCCGCAGGCGAGGTGCCCTACACGATCCTGGGGCCCACCTACTTCTTCGACAACGCCCTCGGCGGCGAGGACCGGATCCGCCAGGGGGTGCTCGATCTGCCCCTGCCACCGGACCGTCCGCTGCAGCAACTGGCACGCCCCGATCTGGGCGAGTTCGCTGCCGCCGTCTTCGCCGCGCCCGACGCGTTCGCCGGGCAGCGCATCGAGCTGGCCGGCGACGCCCCCACGCCCGATGACATGGCAGCCGCGTTGAGCACGGCAGTCGGTGCGACCGTCCGCCACCACGAAGTACAGCTCGACGAGATCGGCAACGACGACATGCGGGCGATGTGGACGTTCCTGCGTGGCCCCGGCTACCGCGTCGACCTGCCGGCGCTGCACGCCGCCCCTCCCCGTCTGCGCTGGACGTCGTTCGCCGACTGGGCCGAAAACACCTTCTCAACGACACCATGA
- a CDS encoding DUF5996 family protein: MISDGASQATWPRLRVADWTETRDTLHMWAQIVGKIRLAHAPLVNHWWQVTFYVSPCGLTTSAIPYRSGVFDIEFDFLDHQLRIRGSDGAHRSVALEPRPVADFYRETMRALSELGIETKIQASPNEVEPAIPFDEDQRHTSYDPRAAQLFWRQLLQANRALGEFRSYFVGKVSPVHFFWGGMDMACTRFSGRVAPPYPGSAPNCGDWVMVEGYSRELSSCGFWPGGGEEGAFYSYAYPEPGGFAGHPVTPADAFYSSDFSQFLLPYEAVRTAADPDRALAGFLHTTYEAAAEHGGWDRAALEEDPNRWRKYR, from the coding sequence GTGATCTCCGATGGGGCGTCGCAGGCGACGTGGCCGCGGCTGCGCGTCGCCGACTGGACCGAGACCCGGGACACACTGCACATGTGGGCCCAGATCGTCGGCAAGATCCGGCTGGCCCACGCGCCCCTGGTCAATCACTGGTGGCAGGTCACCTTCTATGTCAGCCCGTGCGGCCTCACCACGTCGGCGATCCCCTACCGCTCAGGGGTCTTCGACATCGAGTTCGACTTCCTCGACCATCAGCTGCGTATCCGTGGCAGCGACGGCGCCCACCGCAGCGTGGCCCTGGAGCCGAGGCCGGTGGCCGACTTCTACCGCGAGACGATGCGGGCCCTGAGTGAGCTGGGAATCGAGACGAAGATCCAGGCGTCTCCCAACGAGGTGGAGCCGGCGATCCCCTTCGACGAGGACCAGCGGCACACTTCCTACGACCCGAGGGCCGCGCAGCTCTTCTGGCGGCAGTTGCTGCAGGCCAACCGGGCGCTGGGGGAGTTCCGCTCGTACTTCGTCGGCAAGGTGAGCCCGGTGCACTTCTTCTGGGGCGGCATGGACATGGCCTGCACGAGGTTCTCCGGACGGGTGGCGCCGCCGTATCCCGGCAGCGCCCCGAACTGCGGTGACTGGGTGATGGTGGAGGGCTACTCCCGCGAGTTGAGCAGCTGTGGTTTCTGGCCCGGCGGCGGTGAAGAGGGAGCCTTCTACTCGTACGCCTATCCCGAGCCGGGTGGCTTCGCCGGCCACCCGGTCACCCCGGCCGACGCGTTCTACAGCTCTGACTTCAGCCAGTTCCTTCTGCCGTACGAGGCGGTGCGCACCGCGGCCGACCCGGACCGGGCACTGGCCGGTTTCCTGCACACGACCTACGAGGCGGCCGCGGAGCACGGCGGCTGGGACCGGGCGGCCCTGGAAGAGGACCCGAACCGGTGGCGAAAGTACCGGTAG